From the genome of Cryptococcus neoformans var. neoformans B-3501A chromosome 1, whole genome shotgun sequence, one region includes:
- a CDS encoding hypothetical protein (Similar to gi|21539655|ref|NP_598462.1| RIKEN cDNA 1190003A07 [Mus musculus], FASTA scores: opt: 1902, E(): 1.3e-107, (46.250% identity (72.812% similar) in 960 aa overlap (18-942:8-938)); HMMPfam hit to PRP1_N, PRP1 splicing factor, N-terminal, score: 180.8, E(): 2.8e-51), with the protein MSNVGTVKHIPKEVRYNFLNMAAPASYVAGLGRGASGFTTRSDIGPARAGPSAEVVAEAQARRGEEEIPDPDAFQDPDDERNLFAGTVYEADDEEADRVWDSVDARMDARRKARRDAAEAKAAAEERARNPKLQTQFADLKRSLSSLNDADWDAIPEAGNLTGKRRKANLRLEENQNGRSYNVSDTVIADAVKRNAMVGELDPAEAGIGIDGTETDLVSIGNARDRVLSLQLDQATRDASNGSSTSIDPKGYMTALNSQIVQTDAQIGDIKQARQLLQNLIQSNPKHAPGWIAAASLEVHAKKMVAARKIIAEGCEKCPKNEDVWFHAAELNTPENAKVILGRAIQHVPQSVKIWLKAASLETDINAKKRVLRKALEFVPNSVGLWKETVNLEDDPEDARVLLTRAVEVIPNSVELWLTLARLETPENAKQVLNSARKRIPTSHEIWIAAGRLAEQSPSAVAVKPEVKMEDEAEYEAEQRKKLAQQVNKLMAGAVNSLRKNQVILSREQWLQEAEKCEQDGSPLTAQAIVKATIAQDVEEEDRRSVWIEDAERATKGGFYEVARACYAVTLEAFPNTPSVWRKAAEFEKAHGTPDAVQEILAQGSQHCPHAEVLWLMAAKEKWVGGDIPGAQAILAEAFKQNEDSESIFLAAAKLAAETGEMEAAIQILEKAKAQADTERVWMKSAVLLRQLGKLDEALSTLEVAIKKFASFDKLHMIRGQIYESRNEVALARNAYAQGCRSCPKSIPLWILSARLEEKAGVTIKARALLEKARLHNPKNDELWAESIKIEERTGSPQQAKSVLARAMQECPASPLLWSMAIFMETPQQRKGRSVDAIKKAGEHPAVILAVARNFWSERKIEKTRQWMANAITADEDWGDAWGYWLKFERQHGEKERQEAVVEKCIAASPRHGPVWQSVSKDLANVGKSTKEILELVADKLE; encoded by the exons ATGTCCAACGTCGGCACAGTGAAGCATATTCCCAAGGAAGTGCGATACAACTTCCTCAAC ATGGCCGCTCCGGCGAGCTATGTTGCTGGTCTTGGTCGAGG TGCTTCAGGTTTCACAACTCGGTCCGATATTGGTCCCGCCCGAGCTGGTCCCAGTGCAGAGGTTGTTGCGGAAGCTCAAGCTCGCcgtggtgaagaagaaatccCTGATCCAGATGCTTTCCAAGATCCGGACGACGAAAGGAATCTGTTTGCTGGTACAGTCTACGAAgcggacgatgaagaggccgaCAGGGTGTGGGACAGTGTTGATGCCAGAATGGATGCGAGAAGAAAGGCCAGACG AGACGCGGCAGAAGCGAAAGCGGCGGCTGAAGAACGTGCTCGCAATCCCAAACTTCAAACGCAATTTGCAGACTTGAAACGATCTCTATCGAGCCTCAACGATGCTGATTGGGACGCCATCCCTGAAGCAGGAAACTTGActggaaaaaggagaaaggcCAATTTGCGATTGGAGGAAAATCagaatggaagaagctACAATGTCAGCGACACTGTCATTGCAGATGCCGTGAAGAGAAATGCCATGGTAGGAGAGTTGGATCCTGCAGAG GCTGGTATTGGTATCGATGGTACCGAAACGGATCTTGTATCTATCGGTAATGCCAGGGACCGAGTATTGTCGCTGCAGCTTGACCAA GCCACAAGAGACGCCTCAAACGGCTCTTCTACCAGCATCGACCCTAAAGGCTATATGACCGCTCTTAACAGTCAGATTGTTCAAACAGACGCTCAAATTGGTGATATTAAGCAAGCTCGCCAGCTCTTGCAAAACCTCATTCAGTCTAATCCCAAACACGCCCCAGGATGGATCGCCGCCGCTTCCTTGGAAGTACacgcgaagaagatggtcgCTGCCAGGAAGATTATCGCTGAAGGATGTGAGAAGTGTCCGAAAAACGAGGATGTTTGGTTCCATGCCGCTGAACTCAACACACCGGAGAACGCGAAAGTTATCTTGGGTCGAGCTATACAGCACGTTCCTCAATCTGTTAAAATTTGGCTCAAGGCTGCTTCTCTAGAAACAGACATAAACGCCAAGAAGCGCGTTCTCCGAAAAGCCCTTGAATTCGTTCCCAACTCTGTGGGGTTGTGGAAGGAGACTGTCAACCTGGAAGATGATCCTGAAGACGCCCGCGTTCTCCTTACCCGTGCTGTTGAAGTCATCCCCAACTCTGTGGAGCTCTGGCTTACTCTGGCCCGTCTTGAAACTCCTGAAAACGCCAAGCAGGTTCTCAATTCTGCGCGCAAGCGTATCCCTACCTCTCACGAAATCTGGATCGCTGCCGGTAGGCTTGCTGAGCAGTCACCTTCCGCCGTGGCTGTCAAGCCAGAGGTCAAGATGGAGGACGAAGCGGAATACGAGGCTgagcaaagaaagaagctTGCTCAGCAGGTCAACAAACTCATGGCTGGTGCAGTCAATTCATTGCGCAAGAATCAGGTCATTCTTTCGCGAGAACAATGGTTGCAAGAGGCCGAGAAATGTGAACAGGACGGCTCACCTCTTACAGCGCAAGCTATCGTGAAGGCTACCATCGCTCAGGACgtcgaggaagaagataggAGATCTGTCTGGATTGAAGATGCGGAGAGGGCGACAAAGGGTGGATTTTACGAGGTCGCGAGAGCTTGTTACGCCGTCACTCTCGAGGCTTTTCCTAATACTCCATCAGTCTGGAGAAAAGCCGCCGAGTTCGAAAAGGCCCATGGCACACC CGATGCTGTCCAAGAAATTCTCGCCCAAGGATCCCAACACTGTCCTCATGCGGAGGTTCTCTGGCTTATGGCTGCGAAAGAGAAGTGGGTCGGCGGCGATATCCCCGGTGCTCAAGCCATTCTTGCCGAAGCTTTCAAACAAAACGAAGATTCCGAATCTATCTTCCTTGCTGCCGCCAAGCTAGCAGCTGAGACCGGCGAGATGGAGGCTGCTATCCAGATCCttgagaaggccaaggcaCAGGCAGACACAGAGAGAGTCTGGATGAAGTCAGCGGTACTGTTGAGGCAATTGGGCAAGTTGGACGAGGCTCTTTCAACCTTGGAAGTTGCAATCAAGAAATTCGCTTCCTTTGACAAATTGCACATGATCCGAGGGCAGATCTACGAGTCCCGTAATGAGGTTGCGCTTGCGCGAAATGCATATGCTCAAGGATGCCGATCATGTCCGAAGAGTATCCCATTATGGATCTTGTCGGCTCGtctggaggagaaggcgggtGTGACGATCAAGGCAAGGGCATTGCTCGAAAAGGCGAGGTTGCATAATCCCAAGAATGATGAATTATGGGCGGAAAGTATCAAGATTGAAGAACGAACGGGCAGCCCACAGCAAGCGAAATCTGTCCTTGCTCGAG CAATGCAAGAATGCCCcgcctctcctcttctttggtcCATGGCCATCTTCATGGAGACTCCTCAACAAAGAAAAGGTCGTTCCGTTGACGCAATCAAAAAGGCCGGCGAACATCCGGCCGTCATCTTGGCGGTCGCGAGAAACTTCTGGAGTGAAAGGAAGATTGAAAAGACGAGACAGTGGATGGCCAATGCTATTACCGCCGATGAAGATTGGGGAGATGCCTGGGGTTATTGGCTGAAGTTCGAGAGGCAACATGGAGAGAAA GAACGTCAAGAAGCGGTCGTTGAAAAATGCATCGCGGCATCACCACGCCATGGTCCGGTATGGCAGTCGGTATCAAAGGATTTGGCCAATGTTGGCAAGTCTACAAAAGAGATACTGGAGTTGGTCGCGGACAAACTGGAATAA
- a CDS encoding hypothetical protein (Match to ESTs gb|CF191139.1|CF191139, gb|CF185617.1|CF185617): MATVTATMDDLIASLSGNMHVSQEGYDLKALHEFLAQNLPLSFPSPTAYAYPVAPRPPPLSRKPSSLPSYTHPSPTPTSLPLPYTQAPHPPVSYERPQSSQTPAQRPALPRRASSFGTVPHSYAPAASNYQAPEPSYAAFESDAFAPFWQGAVEETGREDPWARIRGAPTGDFGFAAAQEQPQITDGGGKHEYQWGLQLGGCGQSQRKVMAAQSNEDVGMDMDEDEDMEDNELVESMMECGDEDDTWRRDKW; encoded by the exons ATGGCAACGGTTACAGCAACAATGGACGATCTCATCGCCAGTCTCTCTGGGAACATGCACGTTTCTCAGGAGGGATACGATCTCAAAGCTCTTCAT GAGTTCCTTGCTCAAAACTTGCCACTTTCGTTTCCTTCACCCACTGCTTACGCCTACCCTGTTGCTCCACGACCACCTCCATTAAGCCGCAaaccctcttccctcccttcctACACTCACCCATCCCCCACTCCCACTTCTCTCCCGCTGCCTTACACACAAGCACCCCACCCTCCTGTTTCATATGAAAGACCCCAATCAAGTCAAACTCCAGCCCAGAGACCAGCGCTACCAAGGCGTGCCAGCTCTTTCGGCACCGTCCCGCACAGTTATGCTCCTGCTGCTAGTAACTATCAAGCACCAGAACCGAGCTATGCAGCGTTCGAGAGCGATGCTTTTGCGCCTTTTTGGCAAGGAGCCGTGGAGGAGacaggaagggaagatcCTTGGGCGAGGATCAGGGGCGCACCCACTGGTGACTTTGGGTTTGCAGCCGCTCAGGAGCAACCGCAAATCACGGATGGGGGTGGCAAACACGAGTATCAATGGGGACTTCAGCTTGGGGGCTGTGGACAGTCTCAGCGGAAGGTGATGGCCGCCCAGAGTAACGAGGACGTAGGAATGGAtatggatgaggatgaagatatGGAGGACAATGAATTGGTTGAGAGCATGATGGAGTGcggagatgaggacgaCACTTGGCGACGAGACAAGTGGTGA
- a CDS encoding hypothetical protein (Similar to gi|46097766|gb|EAK82999.1| hypothetical protein UM05125.1 [Ustilago maydis 521], FASTA scores: opt: 2496, E(): 7.8e-148, (52.928% identity (75.545% similar) in 871 aa overlap (1-856:1-843)); HMMPfam hit to tRNA-synt_1c, tRNA synthetases class I (E and Q), catalytic domain, score: 475.9, E(): 4.1e-140; HMMPfam hit to tRNA-synt_1c_C, tRNA synthetases class I (E and Q), anti-codon binding domain, score: 190.8, E(): 2.6e-54; HMMPfam hit to tRNA_synt_1c_R1, Glutaminyl-tRNA synthetase, non-specific RNA binding region part 1, score: 21.7, E(): 1.2e-08) gives MPPKFDPNSPENAPLIQLFQSLGLASNSATELVRQPKSGKAFKSLIDEYGLTNNKYDEKQAGALVKLSSVSAKLGSEQKDFLVQKIVKGDVKTPDQVTAAVKFAEKNPDLKANEEAFDKECGVGINITLADLPELLKSYITSLPSPPEGWNSLGPILGGIKGGASDLRWANATEVKSTLESIFVSLFGTKEAAAAAAAAKPKAKAPKAAEKPVKPVSTTAAVATKSSSATPAIPTNIFEEGFLSEFHKVGENPQSDPKLKEEHLAWTKGQVYTRFPPEPNGYLHIGHVKAIMVDFGYAKYHGGRTYLRYDDTNPEAEEGRYFQSILETVRWLGFEPWKITYSSDNFDRLYELAVELIRRGKGYVCTCDAEKIKEDRGMGKGNPIPCVHRDRPIEESLHEFERMKNGEYKEKEACMRMKMDLNSGNPYMWDTVAYRVKKAPHHRTGDKWKIYPTYDFTHCLCDSIENITHSLCTIEFIPARESYEWLCDALSVYKARQYEFARLNLQGTFLSKRKIAKLVQNGHVKDWDDPRLYTIIALRRRGIPPGALLSFVSELGVTNIPSTTEIQKFESCVRGYLESSAPRLMMVLNPIKIIIDNVPDDYRVQVEVPLHPKIPAMGTVQTIFTKEVYIDADDFREVDSPDYFRLAPGKSVGLFKAPYPVTCTSFTKDPVTGRVTEVHCTLAGEGFKKPKAYIQWVNAPEAVKIDEVRYFKKLFKSDPPPADYEADVDPDSLEVYSNAVIEPAFYELAKKQISDARKDSEERTKKAVEQAAKPDTSSAPVEGSAAAQHKDEEPVATAEQLVGNENIRFQGMRLAYFTLDRESKLGCLEKEDVKGRSEGDKIILNRIVSLKEDAGKSA, from the exons ATGCCTCCCAAGTTTGACCCCAACTCCCCAGAAAACGCCCCTCTTATTCAGCTCTTCCAGAGTCTCGGCCTCGCCAGCAACTCTGCCACAGAGCTCGTTCGTCAGCCTAAGTCTGGAAAGGCTTTCAAGTCCCTGATAGACGAGTACGGTCTTACAAACAACAAGTACGATGAGAAGCAAGCAGGAGCTCTTGTCAAGCTTAGCTCTGTGAGCGCTAAGCTGGGCAGTGAACAGAAGGATTTCCTCGTGCAGAAGATTGTGAAGGGGGATGTGAAGACTCCAGACCAGGTTACAG CGGCCGTCAAATTTGCAGAGAAAAATCCTGACTTGAAGGCGAACGAGGAGGCTTTCGACAAGGAATGTGGTGTTG GTATCAACATCACTCTTGCCGACCTCCCTGAACTCCTCAAATCATATATtacttctcttccttcaccccCTGAGGGCTGGAACAGTCTTGGTCCTATTCTTGGCGGCATCAAGGGTGGTGCTTCTGACCTTCG ATGGGCCAACGCCACGGAAGTTAAGTCCACCCTTGAATCCATATTCGTCTCTCTTTTCGGTACCAAGGAagccgccgccgccgctgcCGCTGCTAAGCCCAAAGCTAAGGCCCCCAAGGCCGCTGAAAAACCCGTTAAACCTGTCTCCACCACTGCTGCCGTTGCTAccaaatcttcttccgctaCCCCTGCTATCCCTACAAACATTTTTGAGGAAGGCTTCCTTTCCGAATTCCACAAAGTCGGTGAAAACCCCCAGAGTGATCCCAagttgaaggaggagcatTTGGCGTGGACAAAGGGGCAGGTGTACACCCGATTCCCACCAGAGCCTAATGGATACCTACATATTGGACACGTCAAGGCTATCATGGTCGACTTTGGTTATGCCAAATACCACGGTGGTCGAACATACCTCAG ATACGACGATACCAATCctgaagctgaagaaggccgATACTTTCAATCTATCCTCGAGACTGTTCGATGGCTTGGTTTTGAGCCTTGGAAGATTACTTACTCCAGCGACAACTTTGACAGGTTATACGAGCTCGCGGTTGAATTGATTCGGCGAGGAAAGGGATACGTCTGTACTTGTGACG CTGAGAAAATCAAGGAAGACCGAGGTATGGGCAAGGGGAACCCCATCCCTTGTGTGCACCGAGACCGACCTATCGAGGAGTCTCTTCATGAGTTTGAACGAATGAAGAATGGCGAGTataaggaaaaggaggcgtgcatgaggatgaagatggactTGAATAGCGGCAACCCTTATATGTGGGACACTGTTGCCTACCGAGTCAAGAAGGCGCCTCATCACAGGACCGGTGACAAGTGGA AGATCTACCCCACTTATGACTTTACACATTGTCTTTGTGATAGCATTGAGAACATCAC GCACTCTCTCTGTACCATCGAATTTATCCCCGCTCGTGAATCCTACGAATGGCTCTGTGACGCCCTCAGCGTTTACAAGGCTCGTCAGTACGAATTCGCACGTCTCAACCTCCAGGGTactttcctctccaaacGAAAGATCGCGAAGCTTGTCCAGAACGGCCACGTCAAGGACTGGGATGACCCTCGTCTTTACACTATCATCGCCCTTCGTCGACGCGGCATTCCTCCCGGCGCCTTGCTCTCCTTTGTTTCCGAGCTTGGTGTGACCAACATCCCTTCCACCACTGAAATTCAAAAGTTCGAATCTTGCGTCCGAGGTTACCTTGAGAGCTCCGCGCCCAGGTTGATGATGGTTCTCAACCCTATCAAAATCATCATCGACAATGTGCCCGACGATTACCGTGTCCAGGTCGAAGTGcctctccatcccaaaATCCCTGCTATGGGCACTGTCCAGACCATCTTCACCAAGGAAGTCTACATCGATGCTGACGATTTCAGAGAGGTCGATTCTCCCGACTACTTCCGTCTGGCCCCCGGCAAGTCTGTCGGCTTGTTCAAGGCTCCCTACCCTGTTACTTGCACATCCTTCACCAAGGACCCCGTTACCGGTCGTGTTACCGAGGTACATTGTACGCTCGCCGGCGAAGGCTTCAAGAAGCCAAAGGCTTACATCCAGTGGGTCAATGCGCCCGAGGCAGTTAAGATCGACGAAGTGCGATACTTCAAGAAGCTTTTCAAGTCTGATCCCCCTCCTGCGGACTATGAGGCAGATGTCGACCCCGATTCTCTTGAGGTTTACAGCAATGCTGTGATTGAGCCTGCGTTCTATGAACTTGCTAAGAAGCAGATCTCCGATGCGAGGAAAGACAGTGAAGAACGTACGAAGAAGGCCGTCGAGCAGGCTGCTAAGCCTGATACATCTTCTGCTCCTGTGGAAGGCAGTGCGGCGGCTCAGCacaaggatgaggagcCCGTAGCTACTGCTGAGCAGTTGGTGGGTAACGAGAACATCAGATTCCAGGGTATGAGGTTGGCGTACTTTACTTTGGACAGGGAAAGCAAGTTGGGCtgcttggagaaggaggatgtcaaGGGCAGGAGCGAGGGTGACAAGATTATACTAAACAGGATTGTCTCGCTCAAGGAGGATGCGGGCAAGAGTGCTTAG
- a CDS encoding hypothetical protein (Similar to gi|46133789|ref|XP_389210.1| hypothetical protein FG09034.1 [Gibberella zeae PH-1], FASTA scores: opt: 857, E(): 1.3e-47, (47.508% identity (75.748% similar) in 301 aa overlap (13-307:3-293))), producing MADIIETPVSRRLSTVKNIIIVLSGKGGVGKSSSSVQLALSLLAQSPTNRVGLIDLDITGPSLPRMVGLDTPTATVHQSSAGWVPVYVDQGRRLGVMSIGFLLKDRGDSVVWRGPKKDGMIRQFLSEVRWGDLDYLVIDTPPGTSDEHISLLTHLHPLFTPTMSNATTPTSILISTPQTTALNDTLKSLSFTRKLSLPVMGLVENMAGYVCPCCGEISDTFGKGGGEAMAHKEGVGFLGRVPIDTVLVSLLDAVSKGEVLGEGAVEHTSDEAAEGQTNGSTEHFPLLDKYLETTSSKVWKDITQKLVDKIEQHKSDIRARLESSSETLAIA from the exons ATGGCGGATATAATAGAGACACCGGTATCTCGCAGACTGTCAACTGTGAAAAATATTATCATAGTCCTCTCGGGAAAGG GCGGGGTAGGCAAGTCTTCGTCCTCTGTACAGCTCGCTTTATCCCTTTTGGCACAGTCTCCCACAAACCGTGTTGGTCTTATAGACCTAGACATTACCGGTCCCTCACTTCCGCGCATGGTCGGCCTGGATACGCCGACAGCTACTGTTCACCAATCATCAGCCGGCTGGGTGCCTGTATACGTGGACCAAGGAAGACGGCTGGGTGTAATGAGCATTGGCTTCTTGTTAAAGGATAGAGGTGATAGCGTGGTTTGGAGGGGCCCTAAAAAAGACGGAATGATCAGGCAGTTCTTGTCAGAAGTTAGATGGGGCGACTTGGATTACCTTGTCATCGATACTCCTCCAG GAACATCCGATGAACACATCTCCCTTTTaactcatcttcatcctcttttcaCGCCTACAATGTCTAATGCCACAACACCAACAAGTATCCTCATTTCCACTCCTCAAACAACAGCCTTGAACGACACTCTCaaatctctctctttcacccGCAAGCTGTCTTTACCAGTCATGGGCCTCGTAGAGAACATGGCGGGATATGTATGTCCTTGCTGCGGAGAAATCAGTGACACTTTCGGAAAGGGCGGTGGAGAAGCTATGGCTCATAAGGAAGGAGTAGGATTCTTGGGGAGGGTGCCCATTGATACTGTGCTCGTCTCGTTGTTGGATGCGGTCAGTAAAGGAGAAGTATTAGGGGAGGGTGCGGTGGAACACACGTCCGATGAGGCCGCAGAAGGTCAAACAAATGGCAGCACAGAACATTTCCCATTACTCGACAAATATCTTGAAACGACATCTTCAAAAGTCTGGAAAGATATCACCCAGAAGCTCGTGGATAAAATTGAGCAGCACAAGTCAGATATCCGTGCCAGACTCGAGTCTTCATCAGAGACACTAGCTATCGCATAG
- a CDS encoding hypothetical protein (Match to EST gb|CF190737.1|CF190737), protein MAASYRGSEEPSPEIPSTQFIPEANDADNLYEAVEIMDERGAPVDGEYLIKWSGTDEYGRPWKPSWEKKSGCTDALIMEWKEKKRRHPTIVGKEGEKLKKLEKQERAPKTKKRKRKSEITVKREPGVTPVKKSRTSVGKVAARSTASVDSPASTSKAGRKSRVSLASISAGTLSESPAPVAGPSRSRSSVNDHEDVSEDSEGSTHATRRGGMTRFRSRESQIEPNSPEVQRSRAPLLKSLSAKATSPPKSDQRPKKSVTTLSGPKSRESPSQSSLQRTVIPSHLLSPNSRARNGDKSPLFLPNSSLESNDTVEPSHTIGSAVTSQIEAIERFSSPPFMRHELLARGQEEVRRLAEGGRSGVYRAGDSDDEELQVIAKPPNKGKGRANENIDDDEEVVEADNILSSPNFNLNEFPSSKRPASVARGPSPYGQHPAVVDLENAKKKVTLLEGELTYSEKARKKAEERPKDFIDPAELSKAKKDIERLKAELKDAQDARISAEDLLAHSGNDEATKISKLREQINGLRERLMAVQAEKGDLEEKLKENPGSKELAEVQKELDEQLKEKKGLELEKESFKLLLSSLNDDLDAVKKELQISNAQNAKLEKKVNDSDSAELVKLRKEIEDLRAKLGSVTMEKEELKHQLMNHPDTAELAKVREQVKDFNSVINQALFEKKKLEEYLANHPDTAALADARSELKSLSSQLEEAKQSLSSSDAEVELLRERIASAERSHKNLVEDNAFMRKQYDEASNRAVAEVQQANLLRDQIKHLTGQLKFGLKQREIFNATVAAQRNDETRKLRAQVKVLLDQSRRTDDDIRHKAQFYKKYKAEYDNIVRTASEQSDKIERLEERVETLVDKLETLRAVKMGAFDVDESEHEEGNRRKTVSPIRFHTPDEGPTAARLPFPDTSADGNVFNVPVQQEAQANGPVIKEGGEGYVCKWRVGDETCQVVCDTVEEIHTHAIAHQRAELEAKGIII, encoded by the exons ATGGCCGCCAGTTATCGAGGATCAGAGGAGCCTTCACCTGAGATCCCGTCTACGCAATTCATCCCCGAAGCCAACGATGCGGACAACCTGTATGAAGCTGTAGAGATTATGGACGAGAGAGGGGCACCTGTAGACGGGGAATACCTCATTAAATGGTCCGGCACGGACGAGTACGGTCGTCCATGGAAACCATcatgggaaaagaagagtggaTGTACGGACGCGCTCATTATGGagtggaaggaaaagaagaggcgaCATCCAACGATTGTcgggaaggaaggcgaaaagttgaagaagttagagaagcaagagagGGCGccaaagacaaagaagaggaagaggaagagtgaaATAACGGTGAAGAGGGAGCCTGGAGTTACAcctgtgaagaagagtaggACGTCGGTCG GCAAGGTTGCCGCGCGATCTACAGCAAGTGTCGACTCTCCTGCATCAACCTCCAAGGCTGGTCGCAAAAGTAGAGTTTCTCTTGCTTCAATTTCAGCCGGGACGCTTTCCGAGTCTCCAGCACCCGTTGCCGGTCCCAGTCGTAGTCGTTCATCTGTCAACGACCATGAAGATGTTTCGGAAGACAGCGAGGGGTCAACCCATGCCACCAGGCGTGGAGGCATGACCCGCTTCCGGTCTCGAGAATCACAAATTGAACCTAACTCTCCGGAAGTTCAACGTTCTCGTGCGCCGTTATTGAAGTCCTTGTCGGCAAAGGCGACATCTCCCCCGAAATCCGATCAAAGACCGAAGAAAAGTGTCACCACCCTCTCAGGACCAAAATCTCGAGAATCTCCGTCCCAGTCTTCTCTGCAACGTACAGTCATTCCGTCGCATTTACTATCTCCTAATTCTCGGGCACGCAACGGTGACAAATCCCCATTGTTTTTGCCGAACAGCAGTCTTGAGTCCAACGATACTGTTGAGCCCTCTCATACAATAGGGTCTGCAGTGACCTCACAGATTGAAGCTATTGAACGATTCTCTAGCCCACCATTCATGAGACATGAATTACTGGCTCGTGGACAGGAAGAAGTTAGGAGGTTGGCTGAAGGAGGGCGTTCAGGAGTTTATCGCGCGGGCGACagcgacgacgaggaaTTGCAAGTCATCGCGAAACCTCCaaacaagggcaagggaaGAGCAAATGAAAAcatcgatgacgatgaagaagttgtCGAAGCCGATaacatcctctcctctcctaACTTCAACCTCAACGAATTTCCGTCATCTAAACGCCCAGCCTCAGTAGCTCGTGGGCCATCACCTTATGGCCAACATCCCGCTGTCGTCGATTTGGAAAAtgcgaagaaaaaggttaCCTTGCTAGAGGGAGAGCTTACTTATTCGGAGAAAGCAAGAaaaaaggcagaggagcGCCCCAAGGATTTTATCGATCCTGCGGAGCTCAGTAAAGCCAAGAAGGATATCGAGCGGTTAAAAGCAGAGTTGAAGGATGCCCAGGATGCTAGAATAAGCGCCGAAGATTTGTTGGCTCATAGCGGTAACGACGAAGCGACAAAGATATCGAAGCTACGCGAACAGATCAACGGCTTGAGGGAACGCCTTATGGCTGTTCAGGCGGAAAAGGGTGATctggaagaaaagcttAAGGAAAATCCTGGTTCTAAGGAATTGGCCGAGGTGCAGAAAGAGTTGGACGAACAGttaaaggaaaagaagggttTGGAGCTGGAAAAAGAATCCTTCAAATTGCTTCTCAGCTCGCTCAATGACGATCTGGATGCCGTCAAAAAAGAGTTGCAGATTTCAAATGCCCAAAATGCCAAgctggaaaaaaaggtgaaCGATTCCGACAGCGCAGAGCTTGTCAAGTTGCGGAAAGAGATAGAAGATTTGCGAGCCAAACTGGGCAGTGTGAccatggagaaggaagagttgaagcATCAATTGATGAACCATCCTGATACGGCTGAACTTGCCAAGGTTCGAGAACAAGTCAAAGACTTCAACAGCGTCATTAACCAGGCTCTCttcgagaagaaaaagctcGAGGAATATCTTGCCAACCATCCCGACACTGCTGCCCTCGCCGATGCCAGATCCGAACTCAAGTCTCTTTCTTCGCAACTTGAGGAAGCTAAACAAtccctttcatcctccgaTGCTGAAGTGGAACTTCTCCGAGAGCGTATTGCCTCTGCTGAAAGATCTCACAAGAACTTGGTCGAGGACAACGCCTTCATGCGTAAGCAGTATGATGAGGCGAGTAACAGGGCAGTCGCGGAAGTACAGCAAGCCAATCTGCTGCGCGATCAGATCAAACACCTGACCGGACAGCTCAAGTTTGGTCTTAAACAGCGTGAAATCTTTAATGCAACCGTCGCTGCTCAGCGGAATGACGAGACCCGCAAACTTCGCGCTCAGGTCAAAGTCCTCCTCGACCAATCCCGCCGAACAGACGATGATATCCGACATAAGGCCCAGTTCTACAAGAAGTACAAGGCAGAGTACGACAACATTGTCCGCACAGCATCTGAGCAGTCTGATAAGATTGAGAGATTGGAAGAAAGGGTGGAGACCCTTGTGGATAAGCTAGAAACTCTCAGAGCTGTGAAGATGGGCGCATTTGACGTGGATGAGAGTGAACATGAGGAGGGTAACAGGAGGAAGACAGTGTCCCCGATACGGTTTCATACGCCGGATGAGGGACCCACGGCTGCGCGACTTCCATTCCCTGATACGAGCGCGGACGGCAATGTGTTTAATGTACCGGTTCAGCAAGAAGCTCAGGCGAATGGACCGGTGATAAAGGAGGGTGGGGAAGGGTATGTATGTAAGTGGAGAGTGGGAGATGAGACTTGTCAGGTTGTTTGCGATACCGTAGAG GAAATTCACACCCACGCAATCGCACACCAAAGGGCGGAGTTGGAGGCTAAGGGAATAATCATATGA